tgatacgtggacagattcatttgctttcactgttgacgagactggtttaccggtatgcttaatatgcaatgagaaactagcaaacaacaaaaagtcaaatgtcgcaaggcatttccagagtaaacacgcagcctttgctcaaaaatatccggatggagatgagagaaaaaaagccgtttcggaactgatgcggaaggttgatctgagcaaaaatcatttccagaaatggatgaagtcaggaaaatcaacgacatacgccagttatattgccgctcaggaaatagtcaggcacgggaagcagtttacagatggtgaatatataaaagaatctttcattaagatttcagaacatctattcacggactttaaaaacaagagtgaaattgtgcagaaaatcagggatatgcccctctctgcaaagactgtcaaagacagaaccataaaaatggcagaagacatcacaagacagcaaattaaagacatcaattcagctgtggcctactcgattgcctgtgacgagtctaaagacaaaggcgatattgaacaaatagcgttgttctgccggtatgtaaactctgccgggccacaggaagaactgattgagttgatacctctaaaagaccaaacacggggggaggacatctgtgaggctgtcttgaattgtttaagagccaaaggaataaagaccacccatctggtgtcagtagctactgatggggctccgaatatgacaggaacgcacaagggatttgtggctttactgcagaagtcgctggacagaaagctgctgacttttcactgcatcttgcaccaagaggcactgtgcgctcaaacatttcctccggaatgcacagaagtaatggatgttgtcattcagattgtcaataaaataatggcaaaaagtttaaatcaccgtcaattccgtttgttactggacgagatggaaagcgcatattctgatctcctgctgcacaacaaagtccggtggctgtccaaaggggaggtgctgaaacgctttgtcgcgtgtctggaagaagtgaaaactttcctgggcagcaaagggctcaactttcctgagctggaacagccagagtggctggaaaagctacacttcatggtagacatgacagcgcacctgaacacgctgaacacagctcttcaggggaaaggacgcacagccctgcacatgttggaggatgtcttggcattcgagcgcaagttgacagtgcttgccagagatttacagaaaggcactttgtctcacttccccaatttgagagagttcaaacaaggtcacgacatgataatttcggagtatttacattctgcaatcatcgcaatgcaaacatcgtttgggaaacgcttctgtgagttcagagaggaaaaaaacacattatccttcccggtcactcccttaagcatcgatccttccctactgaatacgactgcattggcaggtgtgagtcaacctgatcttgagatggaactggccgacatagccgacaaagacatatgggtgtccaagtttagacgcttgacagcagaccttgaagatgttgcccgtcagaaggccgttcttgctcagaatcacaaatggagtgatattgaaaaccttccaaatccggaccaacttgtgtttgaaacatggaatgctgtgcccgacatttatgtaaacatgaaaaagtatgcgcttggagtcctgtcgatctttggatccacatatgtatgtgagcaggtgttctccaacatgaactttattaaaaacaaacatcgcgcatgcttcacagatgacagcttgcgatcctgtgtaaagatgaaggtgacgtcatacagccctgatgtgcagacgctgtgcgctgaggtccaggagcagaaatcccattaaccaagtatgataaatattttaattgcctattattttatgtatattcatattttttcattgttcagtgaaatagtccttttatttttcaggctgacagctggctgatgatatttttggtttgctgctggcggaaaatttaagttcggcgtttttcataaatacaagaaggactcaaatagacattgagtattttacttaaaagtaactttcaacccaacgtctttttttcggagttcaaaatgtttttgttgcatgcagaaatgtaatttcgttttctctgcaggagttcatcaatttcataaatgcaacacattatagtttgtttatacatagcataaaggcaaaaaaaacgttgtatgcagtgttatttcattttaaatgtcaaacgggttttgcggctcccagtgttttcttttctgtgggaaacgggtccaagtggctctttcagtggtaaaggttgctgacccctggtctaggccatatccactaccttctataacattttccattcaagggcatggtgtttccatactagaccatgatgcaactagtcaatatattctccaccacacatctacagaagtttatcaaagttcacaaacttctaaggaagtagagtgctgccatgcttctttgtaattgcacttacatgctagggtcggggcagatcctctgaaaagataacattgaggaatttaatgTTATTGACCCTCTCTACCACTGATTCCCTGAttagaactggctcatggacttctgtttCCTCTTCCTAAAGTGaatgatcagctccttggtcctgctgacattgagtgaaaagttgttgctgtggcactattcaaccagattttcaatttctctcctatatgctgatctaTCACCACCTTTGTATCGTCTAACGACAGGTGTCGTCAGAAAACTTAATTATGGcaatggagctgtgcttagcctcacagtcataagtgtaacacaagtagaatcagaatcaggtttattatcaccggcatgttccatgaaatttgttaacttagcagcagtagttcaatgcaaaacataatatagaagagcagggagctaagcactcagccatgtggtgcacctgtgctgatggagattgtggaggtggtgttgcacaaggaggtactgaagccaagGTCTTGATCCTTATTGATTAGGAGGATGATAgtactaaatgctgagctgtaattgataaagattatcctgatgtatgcatctttgctgtccaaacTATTAATAGTTTCAGGTACAGATTGAACATTTCATTACAAATTCTTCAGTCTAATTTGTTGAGCGGACATATAGTCATTTGCTTTGCTTGCAAAGGTTTCAAGTTTCCTGAGAAGGACATATGCCCGACCAGAAAACCCagctcagttttttttaaatggtatcAAGGTTCCTGCTCATAATATATAAAACAATGTTTTGCAAAGCCTTTTAAATTCATTATGTTACATTCCATCCAACACCTTCCATCAGTGACTTCCATTCCAAGCACTCCTTAAATTAACAGAATGCTTGTATTTTAATGAAATCCAGCAGTCTACAATCAAACCAAATATGAAActtcacaataatccaaattgtGAGATTCTTTTCCCATTTTAGCAATTATAATCTTAACTACTCCAAACACAAATGGCACATCAGACAGACACAAGTTAATACTGTCCTGAACTCCAGGTAAAGAAACCACCTGCTTTCTTTAACTAGAGTAAAGGATAGAATTATCTTCATTATGTGTACTGGGCTCTTTTAAATGAATACTAAATAACATGTGCATAAAGTGCATTAATCATGTCAAGCATGGTTGAAGGCTAAAGAAAAAATTCAGAGAAGGCGAGGAAGGTATAGATTAAAGCCATCCACATAGCCTTCTACAGGTCCTCTGGcagcaaataaataaaacattctGAGATAACAAGGGCAAACTCTTTTTAAAAGAGAACCAAGAGATTGTTTTGATGGGATATAATGATCAATACCATGAATTTCAATGCAAGATTATCAAAACTAAATTTACCACCTCTCAGTGGAATATTTATCAGCCTAATCAACATGAGCAATGTGTAGTAAATAGGAAAACTGAGAGAAAGTTTGAACCTTTGCCAAGCTTATTATGAACTAAGGTTAAATTTAGTATTATGTTTTAAACTTTGCTGTTAGATACATCATGAATTTGTTCTTTGCCAAGCAATATTGTTTCTATATTATACAAAGTGGCTTTATGTAAAACCTACACTCTACCCAACATTATTGAGAAAAACATTTATCACTATACATGTCATTCACAcaataaaaaatattaaaattaaaagAGGTGCCCTAGACACGAATAATCGGGAAATAGTGAATGGGATAGAATTTAGTTTAAAATTAACTTTTACATATTCAATTCTTTCCTAAAAGGGAAACTTTGTTACACTTCTGCCCTGATAatttaaagaatatacaaatctaCATTAACATCCAGCTTAAATACAAATGTATGGAAGGTAAATAGAACTTACCTCTTCATCTTCCAGAATGTTAAAGGTTTCATAGTCAACACTACAGTAAAAAAAATTAAGTTCTAAATTTAATAAAGTAGAAACTTAAATTACTGCAAAATAACTCTGGAATCAAACAATGAAACTTACCCAGTTTCATTTAGTATTTCAATGATGGCACGACTGAATCCACACTTTGCCAACTAAACAAAAAAAATGATAGCTGCATAAAGTATTAAGAGTTATGCTCTTAAACTACCATTGTAAAATGCTCACTGGCTACCTAAAAAAAGCTAAAGGTAGGAAATTAGCCACACTGGTGGGGAGCTTAGAGTTGTAAATGGCAATTCTAAATTTAAAAGATGAACGCAATCCTTCTTTACATGGGTCTTGAGTGTAACCTATGTAGTACCTTCTGATAGTTGCTGTAAATCTCAGACTTTTAACACTGGCTATATTCTGTTCAGGACAGTATTCAAATCAGGTGTAACCTTAATGAATTAGGCTCACATTAACAGACTAAATCTGCATTTAGATCATAACGAGAGAACATACTTTGAGAAATACTGGATCAAAATACAAATCTATTGTTATCAATTAGTCCAAACCTAGGTTCTTTAATTCAACTTCCCTTTTGATCATTTTATGGAGACAAACTAGAAAATAACATTGAGGGATGCTGAATTCAATGGCTATGCAAATAAAAGTAATTATTTCTGCATACACCAATGCTGACATCACATTCTAAATAAGCCTTTACATTACAAAGTACCTTTgcatatttaaaatatttaagtataatataaatcaataaataaatctgtTGTTTACCCTAGTGCAAAGTACATACCGTTTTGTCGCCTTTCATAAAAAGAACCACTCTTGCTTTATTTATCAGTGCTTTCAACCTACAAATACAACATGAAGCTGAACACCATCTGATAGTGCAAAGTACTGTAAGAAAACTCAATATTACATTCATAGctgaatatttttaaataatCCAGGTCCAGCTTACAGTATTTAATTGTATCTTTTTGTAAATTAAGTACATTTAATATGCTAAAGTAACAAATATTATTTTACCTCTGTTCTAGTCCCATTTCCTTTGGGCAAATTTTGTCTAGTTCACCAGATTCAGCTTGCTCCTGTGAGAGTTAAAAATCAAAAACATCATTGTGCCTCTTGTTCTGGTTTTAACTGGCAAGAAAAGTCAGTCTAAGATTTTATAACAAATGATAAATTTAAATATAAACTAATAAATAATTAATGCAAGTCTAATCAGACCCATTCTAGAGCAAGACTTAATGAACAGTCAACTGTGTACTTACGCTTGGGGCACTAGGCACAATTTATCTGTTGTTTTCCTGAAGTAGCATTAGGGAGCAGCTTTATTTTTTATACAGTAATCTCGATATGGCCATATTTATAACTTGCAGGTCATGTGTCATTAATTTTACTTTATGACCTTTCACTCCTTTGTTGAGTAGCTATTGGCCATAAGGCATTTTGCTGGAAACACACAAATATACAGCCTACATCCTTATCAGACCTTTTTCGTGCTCTAAAATCATAATaatctttttgatttttttttaatttagatttCTCTACTAAATGTCTCACTATGCAGTAACTGATTTATTCAAAATGTAGAGCTTTCTGTAAGGTTTTTCCAAATGTCTTTGTTCTTTTGAAGCACTTAACATAGAGAATGTGCAAAATATACAACCTTTTCTTGGTTTAATTACCTTTAACCAAAATTGCCACATATGGCTCTTGCGATAATTTCTGTATCAGCTATTTTACTTTGGTTTTAATAAACGACGCAAGTATAGCTTTCTCTAATACCAACCTTTACTATGTCAAGTCCTCCCACCAGTTCTCCATTCACATACAGTTGAGGATATGTGGGCCAGTTAGAGTAAACCTTTAGTCCCTGACGCACATCTTCATCAGAAAGAATATCAAATGTGCTAAAACGTATATTATGTTCATTGAGGATTCCCACAATTTGCTTGCTAAAGCCTGTGAAGTAGAACAGAATataataaaaatgaaattaggaacAATTATATTTTCTGGCTCATTTTTCCACAGCAACAGCATTTGCACAGTTGTCAGGTGGTAAGAAATTAAACTTGAAATTTCTTGGGTACATGCTCACAGTGATTAACTGAGTAGTGAAGATGAAGGCAATGATGAAATTAGAATGGGCTTGGCTATTGAACCTCACTTATGTAAGAGAATAATTGATTTTATTCTGTTAATGTCTCTTCATCAGAGTTTCACGTAATTCTTTTCAGTTCCATATGAATTGTTCAGGAAAGCTACTAAGAATCATGAACAGACTCAAACCAGTTCAAGCACGCACGCCCTCCACCATTTTGATCACAATACCTCAGGTGCCATCCAttggttcagaatcaggtttattatcactaacatatgttcgtggcagcagtacagtgaatgAAATACACAATCACTGTACGCTACAATAAGAGAGCAAcataatgaggtagtattcatgggttgccAGTCTCCGATCTGATAATGCCGATCTTCACACTGCTCACAACTATctcttacccaagatccacaaacaggATTGACCTGTTGGGCCCACTGTTTCTACCTACTCTTCCTCCACAAAACATATTTCATCTTAGCTTGactctactcctgcacctgcttccctccaatcccttcccacctacatcttgGGACACCCAATCTGGTGACCACCTATTCCCTCCACTATTTTCAGCTGCCCATAAGATCTCTTTTATCTGGTTCCACATTACTCCTTACTTAAAGAGTCCAGCATTTGCACCTCCCGTGCCTCCATTTACCACTCTCCAGCCACTGTCTCTATCTTCACCCAAGTCCCAAATGgcttcttttaccctttatattccACCTTCCTTGTTTGTTTCTATGTATCATTCCCAGTCTTGGTCTCACAACTACACCCCCCACCCTTTCCCACCCAACTCGCATTTGCCCATCAACTATTACTCCACCTTGGTCCACCAATCATCTCCTCTCCCCTTTATACTGACTATCCTTCCTCTACActcagtcctaatgaagagtgACCATTCCTTTCACTGactcactgagctcctccagcagtttgtgttctgttccacattccagcatctggACTCTTTGAAACAGATTAAGATCCTCTTGAGGTATAGAGTCTTTAACTTAGACAAGGCTTCCTGAAGTAATAGTTCAACTGTTAGTAGATGGGATTAATACAGATGAGTGCCCATTGATCACTGCAGTTGTGGTAGGCCTGTTTCCATACAGTATAACTTCATGATCCTTTTTCAGCACGTTGATTTTAAGAGATAAAAATAGAAGCTACAATTTAAAATAATAAGGAAAaggctataagaccataagacataggagcagaatatacTGTTcacccatcaagactgctccgccattccatcatggctgatttattatccctctcaacctcattctcctgccttctcccagcaacctctgacatccttactaatcaagaaccaatcaacctccatttttttttatataacctGTAactgcctccacagccatccatggcaataaattctacagattcaccaccctctggctaaataaaatgCTGTTCTAAAGGGAAAAGCAAAGTAGAAAACCTATATGTTAATGAACAGACTTCATATGGGGTTCAAAATCTCAAATGtaatattagttttttttaatattttaacaatAATGCATTCACTGAAAGCTTTATTTTATTAACTAGTTAACATTTCCACAGCAATAAGAAAAAAGGTTCTTTGTATGAATACTGGTTGTTTTTTTCACTAATTTTCCCAATGCACTTACAAAGGAAAGAGTTGTCTACATATTGTAAACATGCATCGAATAAAAAGGTAATATGAATTATAAGATTAACGTGTTTTGTATTTTCAAATCTGGAGTTTGTGGTTTATTACAGGGATAGAATCGGCTGCTAAAGGGTACTTTTATGTGCATAATCTAGAAGCCTGGTTGCTAGTTGCTACTCTCTGTTTGCATGATTATGGACCTAAGGCTTTAAGGTTATTGGGAGCCATCTGGCAGCATAAATATGTTACATGGGTAGACAAGCATAAATGGGTCACATTAAGCATAATTTATCCTACTGAAACCCCTCAAGTGCATCATAAAACAGAATTATGCTTACCACATCGAGGTTCTTGAGGTGATCCCTTCATAAATAGCATACAAGGTGCTGAATTTATAAGTTTTCTCAACTGATCATTCAGATCCTGTTTAGCAGTTTCACTGTGCTGCTGAACCTTTTTAGTTAAAGCAGGAGCATGAGCACCACCTAGCTGATCAATCTTCTGACAATTCTGAATCAAAAGAATTGCATTTTTATAAAAGCACATTAATAGAATAGTGAAACATGAACATCTAGACATCTATATCAATTAATAGAACTAGTCAGacctcaaacagtagtaaggatgtggcctaaaaattacaacaggagatagaaaatgcgtgccaaaagggcaatgttacaatagttgagggggacttcaatatgcaatgtAGGTGGccctttccacgcactcaccactctctgcgtaaaaacttgccccacatctcctctgtacctacttctaagcaccttaaaactatgccctctcgtgctagccatttcagccctgggaaaaagcccgactatccacacgatcaatgcttctcgttatcttacacacctctatcaggtcacctctcatcctccgtcgctccaaggagaaaaggccgagttcactcaacctattgtcataaaGCATgcaccccatccctccacttactcatccaggtcatttataaaaatcacaaacagtagggatcccagaacagatccctgaggcacaccactggtcaccgacctccatgcagaatatgacccatctacaaccactctttgctttctgtgggcaagccagttctggatccataaagcaaagtcctcttggatcccatgcctccttactttctcaataagccttgcataaaccttatcaaatgccttgctgaaatccatatacactacatctacggctctaccttcatcaatgtgtttagtcacatcctcaaaaaattcaatcagacttgtaaggcatgacctgcctttgacaaagccatgctgtctattcttaatcatattatgcctctccaaatgttcataaatcctgccactcaggatcttctccatgaacttaccaaattttttaaaaactggtaAAGGATCTCATGTTTTTCcggcatatatgacaaataaactcttctcaggtttCCAGCTGGGtataggtattgattataactgacATTTTGATAACAAACTCTTGCCATCTTCATCAGCGATGACACCTGAGCATGC
The sequence above is drawn from the Hypanus sabinus isolate sHypSab1 chromosome 22, sHypSab1.hap1, whole genome shotgun sequence genome and encodes:
- the glrx3 gene encoding glutaredoxin 3 isoform X1, which encodes MATVVEVESAKHFEQILEKAKKSLVVVHFWAPWAEQCTQMNEVLNELAKEYAHVMFLKLEAESVSEISEKYEISAVPTFLFFKNCQKIDQLGGAHAPALTKKVQQHSETAKQDLNDQLRKLINSAPCMLFMKGSPQEPRCGFSKQIVGILNEHNIRFSTFDILSDEDVRQGLKVYSNWPTYPQLYVNGELVGGLDIVKEQAESGELDKICPKEMGLEQRLKALINKARVVLFMKGDKTLAKCGFSRAIIEILNETGVDYETFNILEDEEVRQGLKTFSNWPTYPQLYVKGELIGGLDIVKEMKNNGELLSILKEEAAS
- the glrx3 gene encoding glutaredoxin 3 isoform X2; the protein is MNEVLNELAKEYAHVMFLKLEAESVSEISEKYEISAVPTFLFFKNCQKIDQLGGAHAPALTKKVQQHSETAKQDLNDQLRKLINSAPCMLFMKGSPQEPRCGFSKQIVGILNEHNIRFSTFDILSDEDVRQGLKVYSNWPTYPQLYVNGELVGGLDIVKEQAESGELDKICPKEMGLEQRLKALINKARVVLFMKGDKTLAKCGFSRAIIEILNETGVDYETFNILEDEEVRQGLKTFSNWPTYPQLYVKGELIGGLDIVKEMKNNGELLSILKEEAAS